A genomic stretch from Candidatus Nitrososphaera gargensis Ga9.2 includes:
- a CDS encoding winged helix-turn-helix domain-containing protein, which produces MQYRTQIDIIGQILEAIANNSLSKPQIMHRVYLSYVQATDYLSLLTERRLVEYDAYTQTYNITERGQRFLRKYNQIGEVIGKMQIRI; this is translated from the coding sequence ATGCAGTATAGAACTCAAATAGATATAATAGGTCAAATATTGGAAGCTATCGCTAACAACAGTTTGAGCAAGCCACAGATAATGCACAGAGTCTACCTTAGCTACGTGCAGGCGACAGACTATCTTTCACTCTTGACAGAGAGGCGCCTGGTAGAATACGATGCATATACGCAAACATACAACATAACTGAAAGAGGACAGCGTTTTCTTAGAAAGTACAATCAAATCGGCGAAGTAATCGGGAAAATGCAGATCCGAATATAG
- a CDS encoding autotransporter outer membrane beta-barrel domain-containing protein translates to MPQNFSVVAILLAIVIVATIFSPLSIARALASDVGNNDIRRTSGNYIINYVYEIEVEKPKLSVDKPKVAQGGSITIKGTNFANSTVSIQAFDEKLLIFKENGDKQNQTAGLLLTRSDIALAQPAVGKASVMKKFAHDNNNSIQDSNGTVTLVIKAPSEGAQNYSADLQCKSMPGSSMREDPLIISLGSGTVNGSSRQFVNASLPAGDYQNCEIVVTLPETGKTFRSESFDFAVVPDAYAKPDGKAVVAASNGSFQLRVSLHNNIQPGKYVFMAEEQLKDDDDDNNDAKRQPARAIVPIQVVAKQYTSTTTTHTSIESIQESIVEGSVQSSNRSTTTSTDMTNSNDNVSNDHQGPDNNGNNDNNGSGGGGEQPPTTTSPSDDGPKEVCTTDDFSFESPNDASHTNTILQTSIQTANNAIINDDVITITQRIIGATNASQNVIMSVDIRNDNEVMQSIRQNIVQEAEIEHCQTVGEVDGDGVDGSGGVRATNTTNLVLSAALQEAYNIYSDSDVIQIQQTIIIPKYCSANVYAPITMDDRNRISQLIDQDIVQKSKIKFTTDGSTAGQGRSAADNAGQYSYLQKNYITQLSIQGASNIALDNNVININQAIIVPASCEADVYAPTVVRSSSDIQLSIIQKAEQVSTIQQLAGQQPGITIANTISTGNNSSQAVGGSVFTNTIINHAEQYGENLFIDNDNLQVVQQVFFVNDTTGWTLDNYQDKLAEEFGDSGNNSDNSTSSSSLIATGNQTSDAPLDAADDTGDNNNDTALAEEETETADNTSSGNDTASSADNNISSDPTAATTSNTTTIVQQSGLQDASNYNQNNSTINVNQDAEGYQIDTAASVHDTNDGEQANGQAQEQDAAIASDSDMPAGDDNSTSTVENGIEQTGVQLATNYSGENNETTVDQGALGNQVNAGIEVANENNLAQSDGQDQSQEATITTGGNSTST, encoded by the coding sequence TTGCCACAAAATTTTTCGGTAGTCGCAATTCTCTTAGCGATCGTTATTGTAGCTACAATATTCTCGCCGCTGTCCATTGCCAGAGCGCTTGCTTCTGATGTTGGCAACAATGATATCAGGAGAACTAGCGGGAATTATATCATTAATTACGTCTATGAGATCGAAGTTGAAAAGCCCAAGCTGTCAGTAGACAAACCCAAGGTAGCACAGGGAGGCAGCATTACCATCAAGGGTACAAACTTTGCAAATTCGACAGTTAGCATACAGGCATTTGATGAAAAGCTTTTGATTTTCAAGGAAAACGGCGACAAGCAAAATCAGACCGCTGGTTTGCTGCTCACACGATCCGATATAGCACTGGCTCAACCTGCAGTGGGCAAAGCCTCTGTGATGAAGAAATTCGCCCACGACAATAATAATTCCATACAAGATAGTAATGGAACAGTCACTCTGGTCATCAAAGCCCCCTCTGAAGGAGCGCAAAACTACTCTGCCGATCTTCAATGCAAAAGCATGCCCGGTTCCTCCATGCGCGAGGATCCTTTGATCATCTCACTTGGCAGCGGAACCGTAAACGGCTCTTCAAGACAATTTGTAAACGCGTCTCTTCCTGCGGGCGACTACCAGAATTGCGAAATCGTTGTGACGTTACCAGAAACCGGCAAAACGTTCAGGTCAGAATCGTTCGACTTTGCCGTTGTTCCTGACGCATATGCAAAACCTGACGGCAAGGCAGTGGTTGCCGCCAGCAATGGCTCTTTTCAGTTGCGTGTGTCATTGCACAATAACATTCAACCCGGCAAGTATGTTTTCATGGCGGAGGAACAGCTAAAGGATGATGATGATGATAATAATGACGCAAAGCGCCAGCCAGCCAGAGCAATAGTTCCAATACAGGTAGTTGCCAAACAATACACGTCGACGACAACTACGCACACAAGCATCGAATCAATTCAAGAATCTATTGTAGAAGGTTCAGTTCAATCAAGCAACAGGTCTACCACTACTAGCACCGATATGACCAACAGCAACGACAATGTTTCCAATGATCACCAGGGGCCTGATAATAATGGCAATAATGATAATAACGGCTCGGGGGGAGGTGGAGAGCAACCACCAACTACCACTTCTCCATCAGATGACGGGCCGAAAGAGGTCTGCACTACAGACGACTTCTCATTTGAATCCCCAAATGATGCCTCCCATACAAACACCATATTGCAGACATCTATCCAGACTGCAAACAACGCAATTATTAACGACGATGTCATCACCATAACCCAGAGGATCATTGGCGCGACAAATGCGAGCCAGAATGTTATCATGAGTGTTGACATCAGAAATGATAACGAAGTCATGCAATCGATCAGGCAGAACATAGTTCAAGAAGCAGAGATAGAACACTGCCAAACCGTTGGAGAAGTAGATGGCGATGGCGTTGATGGGAGCGGCGGGGTCAGAGCCACCAACACAACAAACCTTGTCCTATCAGCCGCACTGCAAGAGGCGTACAACATATACTCTGACTCGGATGTAATCCAGATACAGCAAACCATCATAATTCCAAAGTATTGCAGCGCCAATGTCTATGCGCCTATCACAATGGATGACAGGAACAGAATCTCACAGTTGATAGATCAGGACATCGTCCAGAAAAGCAAAATCAAATTTACAACTGATGGCAGCACGGCAGGCCAGGGAAGAAGCGCTGCAGACAATGCCGGGCAATATTCATATTTGCAGAAGAACTATATCACACAGCTCTCAATACAGGGCGCCAGTAACATAGCTCTTGACAACAACGTCATCAACATCAATCAGGCAATCATTGTCCCTGCTTCCTGTGAAGCAGATGTATATGCGCCGACAGTGGTAAGGAGCAGTAGCGACATACAGCTCTCGATAATCCAAAAAGCTGAACAGGTTTCAACCATACAACAGCTTGCAGGCCAGCAACCCGGCATAACAATCGCTAACACAATAAGCACTGGCAACAACAGCAGCCAAGCAGTTGGCGGCAGCGTTTTCACAAATACAATTATCAATCATGCAGAGCAATACGGCGAAAACCTGTTCATAGATAACGATAACCTGCAAGTCGTTCAGCAGGTATTCTTTGTCAATGATACCACCGGCTGGACGCTTGATAATTATCAGGACAAGCTGGCGGAGGAATTTGGCGATAGCGGCAATAACAGCGACAATAGCACCAGTAGTAGCAGCTTGATAGCCACTGGCAACCAGACATCTGATGCTCCTTTAGATGCGGCCGATGACACTGGTGATAATAATAACGATACAGCATTGGCAGAGGAAGAAACAGAAACTGCAGACAATACTTCTTCTGGCAACGATACAGCTTCTTCAGCGGATAATAACATTAGCAGCGATCCAACAGCAGCCACCACCTCAAATACAACCACCATAGTGCAGCAATCAGGCTTGCAAGATGCATCCAATTACAATCAGAACAATAGCACTATCAACGTGAATCAGGACGCCGAAGGGTACCAGATTGATACTGCTGCATCAGTCCATGACACAAATGATGGAGAGCAGGCAAACGGGCAGGCGCAGGAACAGGACGCCGCAATTGCCAGCGACAGCGATATGCCGGCAGGCGACGACAATAGCACCTCAACCGTTGAAAATGGCATCGAGCAGACTGGCGTGCAACTGGCAACTAATTATAGCGGAGAAAACAACGAAACGACAGTCGATCAGGGGGCGTTAGGGAATCAGGTTAACGCAGGCATTGAAGTAGCTAATGAAAATAATCTCGCGCAGAGCGACGGGCAGGATCAAAGCCAAGAGGCCACGATTACTACTGGCGGCAATAGCACAAGTACATAG
- a CDS encoding glycosyltransferase family protein gives MKGGVSRYTHSLVQALAKKVEVAVATNIAVNNKVAQKGDIDDNFKDGNNTTTIYPLIRKGDKENSDRLLELAFRLKPDIINIQYERGLYEIDTPFHMIQNTLFGTTLDKFYRASPFPTVTTIHTVYPYKEYHKYIRQRAERKAGKLRFLPLPLRAAIRSQIMEQRYRLLLKIVQLSGGIISPARTIHDIVGRGTVIYHGAEPAILTNADYFPLSSMKREEFRKEFGLPAKEMLLLAFGYAGFYKGFDILDNLVLPKDWKLVIKQDRHERGNEHPMQVKNAINLNLGYLDDRILSMLFFACNAIIFPYKLVSISGVMFDALAHGLPFVASELEFFKEFADMGLGIVCKRDAKSFSDAIHYLDENYSQYRRSIEQFGPKLQWRNIADRHIEVYSKNISKRSATLST, from the coding sequence ATGAAAGGCGGGGTTAGTAGATATACTCACAGTCTTGTTCAAGCACTTGCCAAAAAAGTGGAGGTGGCTGTAGCTACGAATATAGCTGTTAACAACAAGGTAGCACAAAAAGGAGATATTGACGACAATTTCAAAGATGGCAACAATACAACAACAATCTATCCGCTAATCCGAAAAGGTGACAAAGAAAATTCTGATCGCTTGCTTGAACTAGCCTTTAGACTGAAGCCAGATATTATCAATATCCAATACGAACGCGGGTTATACGAAATAGATACACCATTTCACATGATACAAAACACGTTATTTGGAACAACTCTTGACAAATTTTATCGAGCATCTCCATTCCCTACGGTAACCACGATTCATACGGTATATCCGTACAAGGAATATCACAAGTACATACGCCAAAGAGCTGAAAGAAAGGCGGGCAAACTCCGCTTTCTTCCACTACCATTACGTGCAGCGATAAGAAGCCAGATAATGGAACAACGATACAGGCTGCTATTGAAAATCGTCCAATTATCTGGCGGAATAATCAGCCCGGCAAGGACAATTCACGATATAGTTGGACGAGGGACAGTGATTTATCACGGGGCAGAGCCTGCCATTCTCACCAACGCTGATTATTTTCCGCTTTCCAGCATGAAAAGGGAAGAGTTCAGAAAAGAGTTTGGATTGCCTGCAAAAGAGATGCTCTTACTTGCGTTTGGATATGCAGGATTCTACAAGGGCTTTGACATACTAGACAATTTGGTTCTTCCAAAGGATTGGAAGCTAGTGATAAAGCAGGATCGACATGAACGAGGTAATGAGCATCCCATGCAAGTTAAAAATGCGATTAACCTAAACCTTGGGTATTTAGACGACAGGATCCTTTCAATGCTCTTTTTTGCCTGTAACGCCATAATATTTCCATACAAGCTGGTTTCCATTTCTGGCGTGATGTTTGACGCTTTGGCGCATGGCCTGCCCTTTGTAGCAAGCGAGCTTGAGTTTTTTAAAGAATTTGCTGACATGGGATTAGGCATAGTATGCAAAAGGGATGCTAAATCCTTTAGCGACGCAATTCATTATCTTGATGAAAACTATTCTCAGTACAGAAGAAGCATTGAGCAGTTTGGTCCCAAACTTCAATGGAGAAATATCGCCGATCGTCACATAGAGGTTTACTCGAAGAATATCTCTAAGCGTTCAGCCACTCTTTCAACTTAG
- a CDS encoding glycosyltransferase has product MNIGVVHHSLDGKGGSGRLAINTIELLKDMGFYVILIICQRPNLEKLKTTYNKDIHVDRIKALFPAQIRAFGIYQRMLTLIPAALTNVDLLISTHGDLLPYHITNRCPLISYCHYPTIALSMDGGASRYTNSLLWRSYFAPYERMTRYLSKPAHVRGRVLTNSKFSKNAITRLYPDIEPTIVYPSADTKSFKKALMSDKREDKILVLCRFTPEKSIENALILAKKLHTKTTIIGSLIPSNRYYFDHLVQMSRSLGIEDLIEFKPNASFNAIIEEMFKSKVYLHTMRGEHFGISIVEAMSAGLIPVVPDYGGCAEIVPEEYQYDGIDTAYATIQSALDASFSDRKRVSDIADLFSDNTFKMSMKKIVEQELGVRPSERLRHTATEA; this is encoded by the coding sequence TTGAACATTGGAGTAGTTCATCATAGTCTTGATGGCAAAGGCGGAAGTGGCAGGCTTGCAATCAATACTATAGAGCTTCTCAAGGACATGGGTTTCTACGTTATCCTCATCATCTGCCAAAGACCTAACTTGGAGAAACTAAAGACAACATACAATAAAGATATTCATGTCGACAGGATAAAAGCGTTGTTTCCGGCACAGATAAGAGCATTTGGCATTTACCAACGTATGCTTACACTTATTCCAGCGGCCTTAACAAACGTGGATCTTCTTATCAGCACACACGGAGATTTGCTTCCCTACCATATTACGAATAGATGTCCGTTGATATCATACTGCCATTATCCCACCATAGCCTTATCGATGGACGGAGGAGCTTCTAGATACACGAATTCGTTGCTGTGGCGATCTTATTTTGCTCCTTATGAGCGAATGACAAGATATCTGAGCAAACCAGCCCATGTCAGAGGAAGAGTGCTCACGAACTCGAAATTTAGCAAAAACGCAATAACACGTCTGTATCCAGATATTGAGCCAACAATAGTTTATCCAAGTGCAGATACCAAGTCGTTCAAGAAAGCATTGATGTCAGACAAAAGAGAGGACAAGATTCTGGTCCTATGCAGATTCACGCCCGAAAAGTCAATTGAAAACGCTTTGATCTTAGCCAAGAAACTGCATACCAAAACAACAATAATAGGCAGTCTGATTCCGTCAAATCGTTATTACTTTGACCATCTAGTTCAGATGTCAAGATCTTTGGGTATTGAAGACTTGATTGAGTTTAAGCCAAATGCTAGTTTCAATGCAATCATAGAGGAGATGTTCAAATCAAAAGTGTACTTGCATACAATGCGTGGAGAACATTTTGGAATCTCAATAGTCGAGGCAATGTCTGCAGGTTTGATTCCTGTTGTTCCAGACTATGGCGGGTGCGCTGAAATTGTTCCAGAGGAATATCAGTATGACGGAATTGACACTGCTTATGCGACAATTCAATCTGCACTTGATGCATCGTTCTCAGACCGTAAGCGGGTAAGCGATATCGCGGATTTGTTTTCAGACAATACCTTTAAGATGAGCATGAAAAAAATTGTTGAGCAAGAATTGGGAGTAAGGCCTTCAGAGAGATTGAGGCATACGGCGACTGAAGCATAG
- the hsp20 gene encoding archaeal heat shock protein Hsp20, which translates to MSSPFDEWFGKRRRIGSWFPDIDEMMREMDRMMQEAFKNFEQQVPKNLVKERKLDDGSVVREMGPIVYGYSVKIGPDGKPEVRKFGNIDAFPNLLGGGLSVKEEREPLVDVIRGKDELRVVAEVPGVSKENLRVTADENSVTIESVTGQPRYHKRVELPDMVDPKAAKSTYKNGILEISFRLKGRSGSGVSINIE; encoded by the coding sequence ATGTCGTCACCATTTGATGAATGGTTTGGCAAAAGAAGGCGCATCGGATCATGGTTCCCAGACATCGATGAGATGATGAGGGAAATGGACAGGATGATGCAGGAGGCGTTCAAGAACTTTGAGCAGCAGGTTCCAAAGAATCTGGTGAAGGAGCGCAAGCTAGACGACGGCTCTGTGGTCCGCGAAATGGGCCCAATAGTTTACGGTTATTCTGTCAAGATTGGGCCGGACGGCAAGCCCGAGGTTCGCAAGTTCGGCAACATCGACGCTTTCCCCAACCTGCTTGGCGGAGGGCTGTCGGTCAAGGAAGAGCGCGAGCCGTTGGTTGATGTTATCAGGGGCAAGGACGAGCTCAGGGTAGTTGCCGAGGTGCCCGGCGTCAGCAAGGAAAACCTGCGCGTGACGGCAGATGAAAACTCGGTCACGATCGAGTCGGTTACGGGACAGCCCCGCTACCACAAACGCGTCGAGCTGCCAGACATGGTAGACCCCAAGGCCGCGAAATCGACGTACAAGAACGGCATCCTCGAAATCTCATTCAGGCTCAAAGGTAGAAGCGGCTCTGGCGTCTCCATCAACATCGAATAG
- the dnaJ gene encoding molecular chaperone DnaJ, with protein sequence MSSKRDYYEVLGVQKGASKEEIKNAYRKLALQYHPDRNKDKAAEEKFKEISEAYAVLSDDEKRKRYDTYGHVGQEEVFRGSEANFDEIFRDMGFGGFRDIFEQFFGGARRGGFFGEDLFGFGGRRKGRDIIYDMELTLEDVLRGRKEEVDVPRMGRCGECGGTGAAPGTKPRKCTVCDGQGQTRRVYSQNRFSTFVTMEPCRTCQGRGQIVERPCGNCQGAGMARQVKKIKLEIPPGVEDGMAFQMRGEGEISDSGIPGDLVVRLHVQPDPRFERLEDGHLLYNLDVKFTDLALGTELKVPTIEGHEKLKIPQGTAANAILKVKGKGLPRYGRSGRGDQLVKINVKVPTKLNDRLKSLLKELDRELDDDI encoded by the coding sequence GTGAGCAGCAAGCGTGACTATTACGAAGTTCTAGGAGTACAAAAGGGCGCTAGCAAGGAAGAGATCAAGAACGCTTATCGAAAGCTGGCACTGCAGTACCACCCGGATAGGAACAAGGACAAGGCTGCGGAGGAAAAGTTCAAAGAGATATCCGAAGCCTACGCCGTGCTCTCTGATGACGAGAAGCGCAAGCGCTACGACACGTATGGCCACGTCGGGCAAGAAGAAGTGTTCCGCGGCTCCGAGGCGAACTTTGACGAGATATTCCGGGATATGGGGTTTGGCGGATTCCGGGATATATTTGAGCAGTTCTTTGGCGGCGCAAGGCGCGGCGGCTTTTTTGGCGAGGACCTGTTTGGCTTTGGTGGCCGGCGCAAGGGCCGTGACATTATCTACGACATGGAGCTCACGCTTGAAGACGTGCTCAGGGGCAGGAAGGAAGAAGTTGATGTGCCGAGGATGGGCCGGTGCGGCGAGTGCGGTGGCACCGGAGCCGCGCCGGGTACAAAGCCGCGCAAGTGCACTGTATGCGACGGTCAGGGCCAGACAAGGCGCGTCTACAGCCAGAACCGGTTTTCCACATTTGTCACAATGGAGCCATGCAGGACATGCCAAGGCCGCGGCCAGATTGTAGAGCGGCCATGCGGAAACTGCCAGGGAGCGGGCATGGCAAGGCAGGTGAAAAAGATCAAGCTGGAAATCCCGCCGGGGGTAGAGGATGGCATGGCATTTCAGATGCGTGGCGAAGGCGAGATTTCCGACTCGGGAATACCCGGTGACCTTGTGGTCAGGCTCCACGTCCAGCCAGACCCGCGATTTGAAAGGCTTGAAGACGGCCACTTGCTTTACAACCTTGATGTCAAGTTTACCGACCTTGCGCTTGGCACCGAGCTCAAGGTGCCAACGATCGAAGGTCATGAGAAACTAAAGATCCCGCAGGGCACGGCAGCAAACGCAATACTCAAAGTAAAGGGCAAGGGCCTCCCGCGCTACGGCAGGTCTGGCAGGGGCGACCAGCTGGTCAAGATAAACGTCAAAGTGCCGACCAAACTCAACGACAGACTAAAGTCGCTTCTCAAGGAGCTCGACAGAGAGCTTGATGATGACATCTAA
- the dnaK gene encoding molecular chaperone DnaK translates to MGKIIGIDLGTSNSAAAVMIGGKPTIIQAAEGTSIGGKAFPSVVGFTKDGQLIVGEPARRQMISNPEGTVIAAKRKMGTDFKFRVFGKEYTPQQISSFILQKIKRDAEAFLGETVDRAVITVPAYFNDNQRQATKDAGEIAGLQVVRIINEPTAASLAYGLDKANKDLKIMVFDLGGGTLDVTIMEMGGGVFQVKSTSGDTQLGGTDMDNTLVEYVVNEFKKQSGLDVRNDKAAMMRIREAAEKAKIELSNVVTTEINLPFLAYDPQSGPKNLILQLTRAKLEELLKPIIERCRQPMLQAMQDAKLTAADVDKIILIGGPTRMPMVRQFVASVMGKEPERGIDPMEAVAMGAAVQGAIIAGDVSTDILLVDVTPLTLGVEVLGGLKEPLIERNTTIPTKKSKVFTTAADYQTAVTIHVVQGERPMASDCVSLGMFNLSGIPPAPRGVPQIEVTFDIDANGILNVAAKDIATQKEAKITITANNKLSKDEIEKLKRESEQFAEADKKKKEEAEVRNEADNLIYAADKLVKQDLKDKVRPDQAERVNKLSQELRDAISSNNVDTIKAKIQELKNVLAEISTAAYQSAGATPSGTAAGPQAGAGGAGFAGGAGGSGGSAAGPNPNP, encoded by the coding sequence ATGGGCAAGATAATAGGCATTGATCTTGGAACTAGCAATTCGGCGGCCGCAGTCATGATAGGCGGCAAGCCGACAATAATACAGGCTGCAGAAGGTACATCGATAGGCGGCAAGGCGTTCCCGTCGGTGGTGGGATTCACCAAGGACGGCCAGCTTATCGTAGGCGAGCCGGCGCGCCGGCAGATGATATCGAACCCTGAAGGGACCGTCATTGCAGCAAAGCGCAAGATGGGGACCGATTTCAAATTCAGGGTGTTTGGCAAGGAGTACACCCCGCAGCAGATATCATCGTTCATTCTACAAAAGATCAAGCGCGACGCAGAGGCATTCCTTGGCGAAACTGTCGACAGGGCAGTGATCACGGTTCCAGCGTATTTCAACGACAACCAGCGGCAGGCGACCAAGGACGCAGGCGAGATCGCCGGCCTGCAGGTGGTCAGGATAATCAACGAGCCGACTGCCGCGTCGCTTGCGTACGGCCTTGACAAGGCAAACAAGGACCTAAAGATCATGGTCTTCGACCTTGGCGGAGGGACGCTTGATGTCACAATAATGGAGATGGGCGGCGGCGTGTTCCAGGTAAAAAGCACTTCTGGCGACACGCAGCTTGGCGGCACAGATATGGACAACACACTTGTCGAATATGTCGTAAATGAATTCAAGAAGCAATCCGGCCTTGATGTCAGAAACGATAAGGCGGCCATGATGAGGATCAGGGAGGCCGCAGAAAAGGCCAAGATAGAGCTTTCAAATGTGGTTACCACAGAGATCAACCTGCCCTTCCTCGCGTATGACCCGCAGTCCGGGCCCAAGAACCTGATACTGCAATTAACAAGGGCAAAGCTTGAAGAATTGCTCAAGCCGATAATCGAGCGGTGCAGGCAGCCGATGCTGCAGGCCATGCAGGACGCCAAACTGACGGCGGCAGACGTGGACAAGATAATCCTGATCGGCGGGCCAACGAGGATGCCGATGGTGAGGCAGTTCGTGGCGTCGGTCATGGGCAAGGAACCGGAGCGGGGCATCGACCCGATGGAGGCGGTAGCGATGGGCGCTGCCGTGCAGGGCGCGATTATCGCCGGCGACGTTTCTACCGACATACTGCTTGTGGATGTGACTCCGCTGACGCTTGGAGTAGAGGTGCTCGGCGGACTGAAAGAGCCGCTGATTGAGCGCAACACTACGATCCCGACCAAGAAGAGCAAGGTGTTCACCACTGCAGCCGACTACCAGACGGCGGTGACTATACATGTGGTGCAGGGCGAACGGCCTATGGCAAGCGACTGCGTGTCGCTTGGCATGTTCAACCTGTCAGGCATACCGCCGGCTCCAAGGGGAGTGCCCCAGATAGAAGTGACGTTTGACATTGACGCAAACGGCATACTGAACGTTGCGGCAAAGGACATAGCGACCCAGAAGGAAGCCAAGATAACGATAACCGCTAACAACAAGCTGTCAAAGGACGAGATCGAAAAACTAAAGCGCGAATCAGAGCAGTTCGCCGAGGCCGACAAGAAAAAGAAGGAGGAGGCCGAAGTGCGCAACGAGGCGGATAACCTCATCTACGCCGCAGACAAGCTGGTCAAGCAGGACCTCAAGGACAAGGTAAGGCCAGATCAGGCAGAAAGGGTGAACAAGCTTTCGCAGGAACTGCGCGACGCGATTTCAAGCAACAACGTTGACACAATCAAGGCCAAGATACAGGAATTGAAAAATGTGCTGGCAGAGATCAGCACAGCGGCATACCAGAGCGCCGGCGCAACGCCGTCTGGCACAGCAGCTGGTCCACAGGCGGGCGCCGGAGGAGCCGGCTTTGCAGGCGGCGCTGGTGGCAGTGGTGGAAGCGCCGCAGGGCCAAACCCCAATCCGTGA
- a CDS encoding nucleotide exchange factor GrpE, translating to MEKDETLEQQQPHDDEKPVEQDLEALRSELQSVKEELRKAKESSDDSLNKLKYLIADFDNYRKQMEKQAATKVETAKAELLLKFLNIRDDYLRALSVAKQAKTETVVIEGLEGILKNIDSLLASEGVREIETVGTPFDPNVHDAIAYSARDDIEENTVTAEIRKGYMLNSKVLRPSLVEIAKKIVKNSVSDTTKEDTGDIT from the coding sequence TTGGAAAAGGACGAGACTCTAGAGCAACAACAGCCTCATGATGACGAAAAGCCTGTAGAGCAGGACTTGGAAGCGTTGAGGTCAGAGCTCCAGTCGGTCAAGGAGGAATTGAGAAAGGCAAAGGAATCCTCAGATGACAGCCTCAACAAGCTAAAGTATCTCATAGCCGATTTTGACAACTACCGCAAGCAGATGGAAAAGCAGGCCGCCACAAAGGTCGAGACTGCCAAGGCCGAACTGCTGCTTAAATTTCTCAACATACGCGACGACTACTTGAGGGCGCTGTCGGTCGCAAAGCAGGCCAAGACCGAGACTGTCGTCATTGAGGGGCTGGAGGGGATATTGAAGAACATCGACTCACTCCTTGCCTCGGAAGGCGTGAGGGAGATAGAGACGGTGGGCACGCCCTTTGATCCCAACGTGCACGACGCCATCGCCTATTCGGCACGTGACGACATAGAAGAGAACACCGTGACTGCCGAGATCCGGAAGGGCTACATGCTCAACTCCAAAGTGCTCAGGCCAAGCCTAGTCGAAATCGCCAAGAAGATAGTTAAAAATAGTGTTTCTGACACTACAAAGGAAGACACAGGTGATATAACATAA
- the trxA gene encoding thioredoxin → MSNSDDELEAIKQRKMAELQKVAAIKAMMSALSEPIVLTDSNFKSEVEKYPLMLVDFWAPWCGPCRMVSPTIEQLAREYSGRVAFGKVNVDENQMIAASFGIQSIPTMIIFKNGKVVDMMIGAMPKGQIEMKLKQQLSNNSSSIYG, encoded by the coding sequence ATGAGCAATTCAGACGATGAGCTTGAGGCGATCAAGCAGAGAAAGATGGCCGAGCTGCAAAAGGTGGCAGCCATAAAGGCAATGATGTCTGCCCTCTCAGAGCCAATAGTGCTAACTGACTCTAACTTCAAGAGCGAGGTTGAAAAGTATCCCCTCATGCTAGTAGACTTTTGGGCCCCTTGGTGTGGTCCGTGCAGGATGGTCTCGCCCACCATCGAGCAGCTGGCAAGAGAATACTCTGGCAGGGTGGCATTTGGCAAGGTCAATGTCGATGAGAACCAGATGATCGCGGCTTCCTTTGGGATCCAAAGCATCCCGACTATGATCATATTTAAGAACGGCAAGGTGGTCGATATGATGATTGGTGCAATGCCAAAGGGCCAGATTGAGATGAAACTAAAACAACAATTGTCAAACAACAGCAGCTCGATTTACGGATAG
- a CDS encoding DUF6438 domain-containing protein: MAERLAAPVTAGLAVGTAFVILFAFFAGNNIIIPLHKDHDSAIITLERTVCYGTCPDYSLTIYGNGAVVYEGHRWVAVTGRQTSSIPQQEVKELVDYFHNV, encoded by the coding sequence GTGGCTGAACGATTGGCAGCACCGGTAACGGCTGGTCTTGCAGTCGGAACTGCGTTTGTAATCTTGTTTGCATTTTTCGCAGGCAACAATATCATCATTCCATTGCATAAAGATCATGACTCTGCAATAATCACTTTAGAGCGGACGGTATGCTACGGGACGTGCCCAGACTATTCTTTGACGATTTACGGAAATGGCGCGGTTGTCTATGAAGGTCATCGCTGGGTAGCAGTAACCGGCCGCCAGACTTCGTCAATACCTCAACAAGAGGTAAAGGAACTTGTCGATTACTTTCATAATGTATGA